A single window of Vespula pensylvanica isolate Volc-1 chromosome 23, ASM1446617v1, whole genome shotgun sequence DNA harbors:
- the LOC122636720 gene encoding proline-rich protein 4-like yields the protein MNLKLAIVLATLVVSAKCTEEKGKKVSVEPKESEPSEDLTRAEKKTEKRGLVHSYGDLGGGGGGGGGGDGGGGGSYDHHEQVKTVTVVKKVPVPYEVTKHVPYLVEKHVPYEVKVGVPQPYTVEKHVPYPVKVFVKVPVHVPQPYTVEKKVPYEVKVPVDKPYEVKVYVPQPYTVEKHIPVPVKIPVPQPYTVEKHVPFPVKVKIPVPQPYPVEKPVPYEVKVPVDKPYPVPVPKPYPVHVEKPYPVPVEKPVPYEVKVPVDKPYPVTVEKPYPVPVKVPVPQPYPVNKPVPVPVEKPVPYPVKVPIDKPYVVEKEVPYPVEKEVPYPVKVPVPVPVHVKEESGGGYEGSEGYQGHSGGYGSYDYSSHHG from the exons ATGAATTTGAAG CTGGCAATTGTCTTAGCGACTTTAGTCGTATCGGCAAAATGTACcgaggaaaagggaaaaaaagtgTCAGTAGAACCTAAAGAATCGGAGCCATCGGAAGATTTAACAAGAGCCGAAAAGAAGACGGAAAAACGTGGTCTGGTGCATAGCTACGGTGACcttggtggtggaggaggaggaggaggtggtggcgacggaggtggtggtggatcCTATGATCATCACGAACAGGTGAAGACAGTAACGGTGGTGAAGAAAGTACCGGTACCTTACGAAGTAACGAAGCATGTGCCTTATCTGGTTGAAAAACACGTGCCTTACGAGGTGAAGGTCGGTGTACCACAGCCTTATACCGTTGAGAAACACGTCCCTTATCCAGTGAAAGTCTTTGTTAAGGTACCAGTACACGTACCTCAGCCGTATACCGTGGAGAAGAAGGTTCCATACGAAGTGAAGGTACCAGTGGATAAGCCCTATGAGGTGAAGGTTTACGTACCACAACCTTACACCGTAGAAAAACATATCCCAGTACCAGTCAAGATACCAGTACCACAGCCCTATACCGTTGAAAAACATGTACCTTTCCCAGTGAAAGTAAAGATACCAGTACCACAACCCTATCCGGTTGAAAAACCAGTCCCATACGAAGTCAAAGTACCTGTTGATAAGCCTTATCCAGTTCCAGTACCTAAACCTTATCCAGTACACGTTGAAAAACCTTATCCTGTACCTGTTGAAAAACCGGTGCCCTATGAAGTGAAAGTACCTGTTGACAAACCATATCCTGTCACCGTTGAAAAACCTTACCCTGTACCAGTCAAAGTACCAGTACCTCAACCTTATCCTGTTAATAAACCTGTACCTGTACCTGTTGAGAAACCTGTACCTTATCCAGTCAAAGTTCCAATCGACAAACCATATGTCGTTGAAAAGGAAGTACCTTATCCCGTCGAAAAGGAAGTACCTTATCCCGTGAAAGTTCCAGTTCCTGTACCTGTTCATGTTAAGGAGGAATCAGGAGGAGGATATGAAGGTTCAGAAGGTTATCAAGGTCATTCGGGAGGTTATGGTAGTTACGATTACTCCTCTCATCATGGCTGA